One region of Thunnus albacares chromosome 8, fThuAlb1.1, whole genome shotgun sequence genomic DNA includes:
- the LOC122986778 gene encoding lens epithelial cell protein LEP503: MHPQRPLPQAMPSSSLGQHLRDIAMGLGRGKNFLGGNFAYSFIQSVKECLYFLLCCWCIKEILD; the protein is encoded by the coding sequence ATGCATCCTCAGCGTCCTCTTCCCCAGGCCATGCCTTCCTCCTCGCTGGGACAGCACCTGCGGGACATAGCAATGGGCCTTGGACGAGGCAAGAACTTCCTGGGAGGAAATTTTGCCTACAGTTTTATCCAGTCGGTGAAAGAGTGTCtctattttctcctctgctgctggtgcATCAAAGAGATCCTGGACTGA